From a region of the Labrus mixtus chromosome 5, fLabMix1.1, whole genome shotgun sequence genome:
- the psmd9 gene encoding 26S proteasome non-ATPase regulatory subunit 9 isoform X1, producing MKMTEENSSEKSEISMKDVTNLVKKKDDIEEQIKAYYDVLEDQGVGVEGPLVDEEGFPRADVNLYQIRAARHDISCLQNDHKAIMVEIEEALHKLHAREKAKREQDEAGARGDAMELQVTLPPPFARVDAVTQGSPACGAGLRVGDEVIEFGSVNTGNFQNLQNIASVVQHSEGKPLRVSVIRAGQKAQMSLTPQRWSGRGLLGCNIVPIHR from the exons ATGAAGATGACAGAGGAAAACAGCTCTGAAAAGTCTGAAATATCCATGAAGGACGTTACAAACCTCGTCAAAAAGAAAGATGACATCGAAGAGCAAATAAAGGCGTATTACGACGTTTTGGAGGAC CAGGGTGTCGGGGTTGAAGGTCCTCTGGTTGACGAAGAGGGCTTCCCAAGAGCAGATGTTAATTTATACCAGATCAGAGCAGCGAGACACGATATTTCAT GCCTGCAGAATGATCACAAGGCCATCATGGTAGAGATCGAAGAAGCTCTGCACAAACTGCACGCTCGAGAGAAAGCAAAGCGGGAGCAGGACGAGGCTGGAGCTCGGGGCGACGCCATGGAGCTTCAGgtcactcttcctcctccgttTGCTCGGGTGGATGCTGTGACCCAAGGCTCCCCTGCCTGTGGAGCT GGGCTCAGGGTCGGCGATGAAGTCATCGAGTTTGGGTCGGTGAACACGGGGAACTTCCAGAACCTGCAGAACATCGCATCCGTGGTACAGCACAGTGAAGGG AAGCCGTTACGCGTCTCAGTCATCCGGGCTGGCCAGAAAGCTCAGATGAGCCTGACCCCACAGAGATGGTCAGGCAGAGGTCTGCTGGG atgcAACATTGTTCCAATCCATCGATGA
- the LOC132974692 gene encoding Rieske domain-containing protein produces MSSEEDSSQASSSSVSPPPSSISSPPPVSHFIGRKEDIVRAGRVTKLVNRCRDVLVLHHQGQLYAMDKHCYHAGGALQNGDIEEFNGLLCIVCPWHKYKITLAEGEGLYQAVDNPTARPLRTHWRSKGVKQRIHKVAEVNGDVYVTLNDSGEAIESDVYQTEKYRTMFQAVQPKPKK; encoded by the exons ATGTCCTCCGAGGAGGATTCTTCTCaggcctcctcttcttctgtttccccccctccatcatccatctcaTCACCTCCCCCTGTGTCCCACTTCATCGGGAGGAAGGAGGACATCGTCAGGGCTGGGCGTGTGACCAAGCTGGTGAACAGGTGCAGAGATGTGCTGGTGTTGCACCACCAGGGTCAGCTTTATGCAATGGACAAACACTGCTACC ATGCAGGAGGTGCCCTACAGAATGGAGACATTGAG GAGTTTAACGGGCTGCTGTGTATCGTGTGTCCATGGcacaagtacaagatcacacTGGCAGAGGGGGAAGGACTTTACCAAGCTGTGGACAATCCGACAGCTAGACCCCTGAGAACACACTGGCGCTCAAAAGGTGTCAAACAGAGGATTCACAAGGTCGCCGAGGTCAACGGGGATGTATATGTAACACTGAATGACTCGGGCGAGGCCATCGAGTCGGACGTCTACCAAACAGAGAAATACAGGACTATGTTCCAGGCGGTCCAACCAAAACCCAAGAAATAG
- the psmd9 gene encoding 26S proteasome non-ATPase regulatory subunit 9 isoform X2, whose protein sequence is MKMTEENSSEKSEISMKDVTNLVKKKDDIEEQIKAYYDVLEDGVGVEGPLVDEEGFPRADVNLYQIRAARHDISCLQNDHKAIMVEIEEALHKLHAREKAKREQDEAGARGDAMELQVTLPPPFARVDAVTQGSPACGAGLRVGDEVIEFGSVNTGNFQNLQNIASVVQHSEGKPLRVSVIRAGQKAQMSLTPQRWSGRGLLGCNIVPIHR, encoded by the exons ATGAAGATGACAGAGGAAAACAGCTCTGAAAAGTCTGAAATATCCATGAAGGACGTTACAAACCTCGTCAAAAAGAAAGATGACATCGAAGAGCAAATAAAGGCGTATTACGACGTTTTGGAGGAC GGTGTCGGGGTTGAAGGTCCTCTGGTTGACGAAGAGGGCTTCCCAAGAGCAGATGTTAATTTATACCAGATCAGAGCAGCGAGACACGATATTTCAT GCCTGCAGAATGATCACAAGGCCATCATGGTAGAGATCGAAGAAGCTCTGCACAAACTGCACGCTCGAGAGAAAGCAAAGCGGGAGCAGGACGAGGCTGGAGCTCGGGGCGACGCCATGGAGCTTCAGgtcactcttcctcctccgttTGCTCGGGTGGATGCTGTGACCCAAGGCTCCCCTGCCTGTGGAGCT GGGCTCAGGGTCGGCGATGAAGTCATCGAGTTTGGGTCGGTGAACACGGGGAACTTCCAGAACCTGCAGAACATCGCATCCGTGGTACAGCACAGTGAAGGG AAGCCGTTACGCGTCTCAGTCATCCGGGCTGGCCAGAAAGCTCAGATGAGCCTGACCCCACAGAGATGGTCAGGCAGAGGTCTGCTGGG atgcAACATTGTTCCAATCCATCGATGA
- the gtf2h3 gene encoding general transcription factor IIH subunit 3, with translation MASEDEISLLVVVVDVNPLWWGQQAQREPEFTLSKCVDAVMVMGNSHMAMARTNKLAVIASHCQDSHFLFPSKSWSNGDSGVEDASSSGDGKYELLSVTNNLIAEEIRNVIAKTEVRGNSTDTLLAGSLAKALCYIHRVSKDLEAGQEMKSRILVIKAAADCALQYMNFMNVIFAAQKQNILIDACVLDSESGLLQQACDITGGLYLKIPQKLALAQYLLWVFLPDSEQRSQLVLPPPAHVDYRAACFCHRNLIEIGYVCSVCLSIFCNFSPICTTCETAFKIQLPQMVKPKKKKLKQAT, from the exons atggCTTCAG aGGATGAAATCAGTCTGCTGGTCGTCGTGGTGGATGTGAATCCTCTGTGGTGGGGACAACAGGCTCAACGTGAACCAGAG TTCACCCTGTCCAAGTGTGTGGATGCAGTCATGGTGATGGGAAACTCTCACATGGCGATGGCCAGGACGAACAAGCTGGCTGTCATTGCGAGCCACTGTCAAGACAG tcacttcctgtttcccagTAAGAGCTGGAGTAACGGAGACAGCGGTGTGGAGGACGCATCGTCCAGCGGGGACGGAAAATATGAACTTCTGTCAGTCACCAATAACCTCATAGCTGAAGAGATCAGGAATGTCATCGCAAAGA CTGAAGTGAGGGGAAACTCGACGGACACTCTGCTGGCTGGATCTCTGGCTAAAGCTCTCTGCT ATATTCACAGGGTGTCAAAAGATCTTGAAG cggGACAGGAGATGAAATCAAGAATATTG GTGATTAAAGCAGCTGCAGACTGTGCCCTCCAGTACATGAACTTCATGAATGTCATTTTTGCTGCTCAGAAGCAG AATATCCTGATAGATGCCTGTGTGTTGGACTCAGAGTCAGGCCTTCTCCAGCAG GCTTGCGATATAACTGGAGGATTGTACCTGAAGATACCACAGAAACTCGCCCTTGCTCAGTACCTTTTG TGGGTGTTCCTGCCCGACTCGGAGCAGCGCTCACAGCTGGTGCTGCCGCCGCCTGCGCACGTGGACTACAGAGCCGCGTGCTTCTGTCATCGTAACCTCATTGAGATCGGTTACGTGTGCTCGGTTTGTCTATCAA TATTCTGCAACTTCAGCCCGATCTGTACAACCTGCGA gactGCCTTCAAAATCCAGCTTCCCCAGATGGTCAAgcccaagaagaagaagctgaagcAGGCCACATGA